In Xiphophorus couchianus chromosome 24, X_couchianus-1.0, whole genome shotgun sequence, a single genomic region encodes these proteins:
- the LOC114140471 gene encoding peripheral plasma membrane protein CASK-like isoform X2, giving the protein MTMADDDVLFEDVYELCEVIGKGPFSVVRRCINRDTGQQFAVKIVDVASFTSSPGLSTEDLKREASICHMLKHPHIVELLETYSSDGMLYMVFEFMDGADLCFEIVKRADAGFVYSEAVASHYMRQILEALRYCHDNNVIHRDVKPHCVLLASKENSAPVKLGGFGVAIQLGESGLVAGGRVGTPHFMAPEVVKREPYGKPVDVWGCGVILFILLSGCLPFYGTKERLFEAIIKGKYKFQVILNMFVQMNPRQWAHISESAKDLVRRMLMLDPAERITVYEALNHPWLKERDRYAYKIHLPETVEQLRKFNARRKLKGAVLAAVSSHKFNSYYGDPPEELHDFSDDPTSSGLLAAERAVSQVLDSLEEIHALTDCSEKDMDFLHSVFQDQHLHTLLDLYDKINTRSSPQIRNPPSDGVQRAKEVLETIACYPENMEAKELRRILTQPHFMALLQTHDVVAHEVYSDEALRVTPPPTSPYLNGDSPDSTNGDMDLENVTRVRLVQFQKNTDEPMGITLKMNDLNHCIVARIMHGGMIHRQGTLHVGDEIREINGISVANQTVEQLQKMLREMRGSITFKIVPSYRSQSVSCEKESPDLSRQSPANGHASVTSSILDLPSTIQPKGRQISRPAIKDKLSIKIYVRAQFEYDPAKDDLIPCKEAGIRFRVGDIIQIISKDDHNWWQGKLENTKNGTAGLIPSPELQEWRVACIAMEKTKQEQQASCTWFGKKKKQYKDKYLAKHNAVFDQLDLVTYEEVVKLPSFKRKTLVLLGAHGVGRRHIKNTLIAKHPDRFAYPIPHTTRPPKKDEENGKNYYFVSHDQMMQDISNNDYLEYGSHEDAMYGTRLETIRQIHAQGTIAILDVEPQALKILRTAEFAPYVVFIAAPTITPGMTEDDSLQRLQKESEMLQRTYAHYFDQTIINNEIDDTIRLLEEAVDLVSSTAQWVPVSWVY; this is encoded by the exons GGGTCCCTTCAGCGTGGTGAGGCGCTGCATCAACAGGGACACGGGACAGCAGTTCGCCGTAAAGATTGTGGATGTGGCCAGCTTCACCTCTAGCCCCGGCCTCAGCACAGAAG ATCTGAAGCGAGAGGCCAGCATCTGCCACATGCTCAAGCACCCCCACATCGTGGAGCTGCTGGAGACCTACAGCTCTGACGGCATGCTCTACATGGTCTTTGAATT CATGGATGGCGCTGACCTGTGTTTTGAAATTGTTAAGAGGGCCGATGCAGGGTTTGTCTACAGCGAAGCTGTGGCCAG CCACTACATGAGGCAGATATTGGAGGCCCTGAGGTACTGCCATGACAACAATGTGATTCATCGAGATGTAAAG CCTCATTGTGTGCTTTTGGCTTCAAAAGAGAACTCTGCTCCCGTGAAGCTGGGAGGATTTGGAGTGGCAATCCAGCTGGGAGAGTCTGGTTTAGTAGCTGGAG GTCGGGTCGGCACGCCTCACTTCATGGCCCCGGAGGTGGTGAAGAGAGAACCGTACGGTAAACCCGTGGATGTGTGGGGCTGTGGGGTCATCCTCTTCATCCTGCTCTCTGGCTGCCTGCCTTTTTACGGCACCAAGGAGCGCCTGTTTGAGGCCATCATTAAGGGCAAATACAAG TTTCAGGTGATTCTGAACATGTTTGTGCAGATGAACCCTCGCCAGTGGGCTCACATCTCTGAGAGCGCCAAGGACCTGGTGAGGCGCATGCTGATGCTGGACCCTGCAGAGAGAATCACAGTCTACGAGGCCCTGAACCACCCCTGGCTGAAA GAGAGGGACAGGTACGCCTACAAGATCCACCTGCCGGAGACGGTGGAGCAGCTGAGGAAGTTCAACGCCAGGAGGAAGCTGAAG GGTGCAGTGCTGGCTGCTGTTTCCAGCCACAAATTTAACTCCTACTATGGGGACCCTCCAGAGGAGCTCCATGACTTCTCAGATGACCCCACCTCCTCAG GACTGCTAGCTGCTGAAA GGGCAGTATCGCAGGTTTTGGACAGTTTAGAGGAGATTCATGCGTTGACGGACTGCAGTGAGAAAGACATGGACTTCCTGCACAGCGTCTTCCAGGATCAGCACCTCCACACCCTGTTAGAT CTGTATGACAAAATCAATACCAGGTCGTCCCCTCAGATTAGAAACCCTCCAAGTGACGGAGTGCAGAGAGCCAAAGAG GTACTGGAAACCATTGCCTGTTACCCGGAGAACATGGAAGCCAAGGAGCTCAGGAGGATCCTCACGCAGCCGCACTTCATG GCTCTGCTGCAGACCCATGATGTGGTGGCGCACGAGGTTTACAGCGATGAGGCTCTGAGGGTCACCCCGCCACCCACTTCTCCTTACCTGAACGGAGACTCCCCAGACAGCACCAACGGGGACATGGACCTGGAGAATGTTACCAGAGTCCGGCTGGTCCAGTTCCAGAAAAACACTGACGAGCCAATG GGCATTACTCTTAAAATGAATGACCTCAACCACTGTATTGTGGCACGTATCATGCATGGTGGAATGATTCACAGACAAG GGACACTTCATGTTGGAGATGAGATTCGAGAGATCAATGGCATCAGCGTAGCCAATCAGACGGTAGAACAGCTGCAGAAGATGCTG AGGGAAATGAGAGGCAGCATCACTTTTAAGATTGTACCCAGTTACCGCTCCCAGTCGGTCTCATGCGAG AAGGAGTCGCCAGATTTGTCTCGCCAGTCACCTGCAAACGGTCATGCTAGTGTCACCAGCTCCATCCTG GATTTGCCTTCGACGATTCAGCCCAAAGGCCGTCAG ATCTCCAgacctgccatcaaggacaaaTTGTCCATCAAG ATTTACGTACGCGCTCAGTTTGAGTACGACCCGGCGAAGGATGACCTTATCCCTTGTAAGGAGGCGGGCATTCGCTTCCGCGTTGGCGATATCATCCAGATCATCTCCAAGGACGACCACAACTGGTGGCAGGGAAAGCTGGAAAACACCAAGAACGGCACGGCCGGCCTCATCCCCTCGCCTGAGCTGCAAGAGTG GCGTGTAGCGTGCATAGCGATGGAGAAAACCAAGCAGGAGCAGCAGGCCAGCTGCACCTGGTTtggcaaaaagaagaaacagtacAAAGATAAATATCTGGCCAAGCACAATGCAG TGTTTGATCAACTAGATCTGGTGACATACGAGGAGGTCGTCAAGCTGCCATCGTTCAAGAGGAAAACACTTGTCTTGCTTg GTGCTCATGGAGTCGGAAGGCGGCACATCAAGAACACACTCATTGCCAAACACCCAGACCGCTTTGCCTATCCAATTCCTC ACACCACTCGGCCTCCCAAGAAGGACGAGGAGAACGGGAAGAACTACTACTTTGTGTCTCATGACCAGATGATGCAAGACATCAGCAACAACGATTACCTAGAGTACGGCAGCCATGAGGACGCCATGTATGGAACAAGGCTGGAGACCATCAGGCAAATCCACGCTCAGGGCACGATCGCCATCCTGGATGTGGAACCGCAG GCATTAAAGATCCTGAGGACCGCAGAGTTTGCTCCGTATGTTGTTTTCATTGCGGCCCCCACCATCACCCCAGGCATGACTGAG GATGACTCCCTCCAGAGGCTCCAGAAGGAGTCAGAGATGCTACAGCGAACATACGCTCACTATTTCGACCAGACCATCATCAACAACGAGATTGACGACACCATTCGCCTGCTGGAGGAGGCCGTGGACCTGGTGTCCAGCACCGCTCAGTGGGTTCCCGTCTCCTGGGTCTACTGA
- the LOC114140471 gene encoding peripheral plasma membrane protein CASK-like isoform X4, giving the protein MTMADDDVLFEDVYELCEVIGKGPFSVVRRCINRDTGQQFAVKIVDVASFTSSPGLSTEDLKREASICHMLKHPHIVELLETYSSDGMLYMVFEFMDGADLCFEIVKRADAGFVYSEAVASHYMRQILEALRYCHDNNVIHRDVKPHCVLLASKENSAPVKLGGFGVAIQLGESGLVAGGRVGTPHFMAPEVVKREPYGKPVDVWGCGVILFILLSGCLPFYGTKERLFEAIIKGKYKFQVILNMFVQMNPRQWAHISESAKDLVRRMLMLDPAERITVYEALNHPWLKERDRYAYKIHLPETVEQLRKFNARRKLKGAVLAAVSSHKFNSYYGDPPEELHDFSDDPTSSGAVSQVLDSLEEIHALTDCSEKDMDFLHSVFQDQHLHTLLDLYDKINTRSSPQIRNPPSDGVQRAKEVLETIACYPENMEAKELRRILTQPHFMALLQTHDVVAHEVYSDEALRVTPPPTSPYLNGDSPDSTNGDMDLENVTRVRLVQFQKNTDEPMGITLKMNDLNHCIVARIMHGGMIHRQGTLHVGDEIREINGISVANQTVEQLQKMLREMRGSITFKIVPSYRSQSVSCEKESPDLSRQSPANGHASVTSSILDLPSTIQPKGRQISRPAIKDKLSIKIYVRAQFEYDPAKDDLIPCKEAGIRFRVGDIIQIISKDDHNWWQGKLENTKNGTAGLIPSPELQEWRVACIAMEKTKQEQQASCTWFGKKKKQYKDKYLAKHNAVFDQLDLVTYEEVVKLPSFKRKTLVLLGAHGVGRRHIKNTLIAKHPDRFAYPIPHTTRPPKKDEENGKNYYFVSHDQMMQDISNNDYLEYGSHEDAMYGTRLETIRQIHAQGTIAILDVEPQALKILRTAEFAPYVVFIAAPTITPGMTEDDSLQRLQKESEMLQRTYAHYFDQTIINNEIDDTIRLLEEAVDLVSSTAQWVPVSWVY; this is encoded by the exons GGGTCCCTTCAGCGTGGTGAGGCGCTGCATCAACAGGGACACGGGACAGCAGTTCGCCGTAAAGATTGTGGATGTGGCCAGCTTCACCTCTAGCCCCGGCCTCAGCACAGAAG ATCTGAAGCGAGAGGCCAGCATCTGCCACATGCTCAAGCACCCCCACATCGTGGAGCTGCTGGAGACCTACAGCTCTGACGGCATGCTCTACATGGTCTTTGAATT CATGGATGGCGCTGACCTGTGTTTTGAAATTGTTAAGAGGGCCGATGCAGGGTTTGTCTACAGCGAAGCTGTGGCCAG CCACTACATGAGGCAGATATTGGAGGCCCTGAGGTACTGCCATGACAACAATGTGATTCATCGAGATGTAAAG CCTCATTGTGTGCTTTTGGCTTCAAAAGAGAACTCTGCTCCCGTGAAGCTGGGAGGATTTGGAGTGGCAATCCAGCTGGGAGAGTCTGGTTTAGTAGCTGGAG GTCGGGTCGGCACGCCTCACTTCATGGCCCCGGAGGTGGTGAAGAGAGAACCGTACGGTAAACCCGTGGATGTGTGGGGCTGTGGGGTCATCCTCTTCATCCTGCTCTCTGGCTGCCTGCCTTTTTACGGCACCAAGGAGCGCCTGTTTGAGGCCATCATTAAGGGCAAATACAAG TTTCAGGTGATTCTGAACATGTTTGTGCAGATGAACCCTCGCCAGTGGGCTCACATCTCTGAGAGCGCCAAGGACCTGGTGAGGCGCATGCTGATGCTGGACCCTGCAGAGAGAATCACAGTCTACGAGGCCCTGAACCACCCCTGGCTGAAA GAGAGGGACAGGTACGCCTACAAGATCCACCTGCCGGAGACGGTGGAGCAGCTGAGGAAGTTCAACGCCAGGAGGAAGCTGAAG GGTGCAGTGCTGGCTGCTGTTTCCAGCCACAAATTTAACTCCTACTATGGGGACCCTCCAGAGGAGCTCCATGACTTCTCAGATGACCCCACCTCCTCAG GGGCAGTATCGCAGGTTTTGGACAGTTTAGAGGAGATTCATGCGTTGACGGACTGCAGTGAGAAAGACATGGACTTCCTGCACAGCGTCTTCCAGGATCAGCACCTCCACACCCTGTTAGAT CTGTATGACAAAATCAATACCAGGTCGTCCCCTCAGATTAGAAACCCTCCAAGTGACGGAGTGCAGAGAGCCAAAGAG GTACTGGAAACCATTGCCTGTTACCCGGAGAACATGGAAGCCAAGGAGCTCAGGAGGATCCTCACGCAGCCGCACTTCATG GCTCTGCTGCAGACCCATGATGTGGTGGCGCACGAGGTTTACAGCGATGAGGCTCTGAGGGTCACCCCGCCACCCACTTCTCCTTACCTGAACGGAGACTCCCCAGACAGCACCAACGGGGACATGGACCTGGAGAATGTTACCAGAGTCCGGCTGGTCCAGTTCCAGAAAAACACTGACGAGCCAATG GGCATTACTCTTAAAATGAATGACCTCAACCACTGTATTGTGGCACGTATCATGCATGGTGGAATGATTCACAGACAAG GGACACTTCATGTTGGAGATGAGATTCGAGAGATCAATGGCATCAGCGTAGCCAATCAGACGGTAGAACAGCTGCAGAAGATGCTG AGGGAAATGAGAGGCAGCATCACTTTTAAGATTGTACCCAGTTACCGCTCCCAGTCGGTCTCATGCGAG AAGGAGTCGCCAGATTTGTCTCGCCAGTCACCTGCAAACGGTCATGCTAGTGTCACCAGCTCCATCCTG GATTTGCCTTCGACGATTCAGCCCAAAGGCCGTCAG ATCTCCAgacctgccatcaaggacaaaTTGTCCATCAAG ATTTACGTACGCGCTCAGTTTGAGTACGACCCGGCGAAGGATGACCTTATCCCTTGTAAGGAGGCGGGCATTCGCTTCCGCGTTGGCGATATCATCCAGATCATCTCCAAGGACGACCACAACTGGTGGCAGGGAAAGCTGGAAAACACCAAGAACGGCACGGCCGGCCTCATCCCCTCGCCTGAGCTGCAAGAGTG GCGTGTAGCGTGCATAGCGATGGAGAAAACCAAGCAGGAGCAGCAGGCCAGCTGCACCTGGTTtggcaaaaagaagaaacagtacAAAGATAAATATCTGGCCAAGCACAATGCAG TGTTTGATCAACTAGATCTGGTGACATACGAGGAGGTCGTCAAGCTGCCATCGTTCAAGAGGAAAACACTTGTCTTGCTTg GTGCTCATGGAGTCGGAAGGCGGCACATCAAGAACACACTCATTGCCAAACACCCAGACCGCTTTGCCTATCCAATTCCTC ACACCACTCGGCCTCCCAAGAAGGACGAGGAGAACGGGAAGAACTACTACTTTGTGTCTCATGACCAGATGATGCAAGACATCAGCAACAACGATTACCTAGAGTACGGCAGCCATGAGGACGCCATGTATGGAACAAGGCTGGAGACCATCAGGCAAATCCACGCTCAGGGCACGATCGCCATCCTGGATGTGGAACCGCAG GCATTAAAGATCCTGAGGACCGCAGAGTTTGCTCCGTATGTTGTTTTCATTGCGGCCCCCACCATCACCCCAGGCATGACTGAG GATGACTCCCTCCAGAGGCTCCAGAAGGAGTCAGAGATGCTACAGCGAACATACGCTCACTATTTCGACCAGACCATCATCAACAACGAGATTGACGACACCATTCGCCTGCTGGAGGAGGCCGTGGACCTGGTGTCCAGCACCGCTCAGTGGGTTCCCGTCTCCTGGGTCTACTGA
- the LOC114140471 gene encoding peripheral plasma membrane protein CASK-like isoform X10 has protein sequence MTMADDDVLFEDVYELCEVIGKGPFSVVRRCINRDTGQQFAVKIVDVASFTSSPGLSTEDLKREASICHMLKHPHIVELLETYSSDGMLYMVFEFMDGADLCFEIVKRADAGFVYSEAVASHYMRQILEALRYCHDNNVIHRDVKPHCVLLASKENSAPVKLGGFGVAIQLGESGLVAGGRVGTPHFMAPEVVKREPYGKPVDVWGCGVILFILLSGCLPFYGTKERLFEAIIKGKYKFQVILNMFVQMNPRQWAHISESAKDLVRRMLMLDPAERITVYEALNHPWLKERDRYAYKIHLPETVEQLRKFNARRKLKGAVLAAVSSHKFNSYYGDPPEELHDFSDDPTSSGAVSQVLDSLEEIHALTDCSEKDMDFLHSVFQDQHLHTLLDLYDKINTRSSPQIRNPPSDGVQRAKEVLETIACYPENMEAKELRRILTQPHFMALLQTHDVVAHEVYSDEALRVTPPPTSPYLNGDSPDSTNGDMDLENVTRVRLVQFQKNTDEPMGITLKMNDLNHCIVARIMHGGMIHRQGTLHVGDEIREINGISVANQTVEQLQKMLREMRGSITFKIVPSYRSQSVSCEKESPDLSRQSPANGHASVTSSILDLPSTIQPKGRQIYVRAQFEYDPAKDDLIPCKEAGIRFRVGDIIQIISKDDHNWWQGKLENTKNGTAGLIPSPELQEWRVACIAMEKTKQEQQASCTWFGKKKKQYKDKYLAKHNAVFDQLDLVTYEEVVKLPSFKRKTLVLLGAHGVGRRHIKNTLIAKHPDRFAYPIPHTTRPPKKDEENGKNYYFVSHDQMMQDISNNDYLEYGSHEDAMYGTRLETIRQIHAQGTIAILDVEPQALKILRTAEFAPYVVFIAAPTITPGMTEDDSLQRLQKESEMLQRTYAHYFDQTIINNEIDDTIRLLEEAVDLVSSTAQWVPVSWVY, from the exons GGGTCCCTTCAGCGTGGTGAGGCGCTGCATCAACAGGGACACGGGACAGCAGTTCGCCGTAAAGATTGTGGATGTGGCCAGCTTCACCTCTAGCCCCGGCCTCAGCACAGAAG ATCTGAAGCGAGAGGCCAGCATCTGCCACATGCTCAAGCACCCCCACATCGTGGAGCTGCTGGAGACCTACAGCTCTGACGGCATGCTCTACATGGTCTTTGAATT CATGGATGGCGCTGACCTGTGTTTTGAAATTGTTAAGAGGGCCGATGCAGGGTTTGTCTACAGCGAAGCTGTGGCCAG CCACTACATGAGGCAGATATTGGAGGCCCTGAGGTACTGCCATGACAACAATGTGATTCATCGAGATGTAAAG CCTCATTGTGTGCTTTTGGCTTCAAAAGAGAACTCTGCTCCCGTGAAGCTGGGAGGATTTGGAGTGGCAATCCAGCTGGGAGAGTCTGGTTTAGTAGCTGGAG GTCGGGTCGGCACGCCTCACTTCATGGCCCCGGAGGTGGTGAAGAGAGAACCGTACGGTAAACCCGTGGATGTGTGGGGCTGTGGGGTCATCCTCTTCATCCTGCTCTCTGGCTGCCTGCCTTTTTACGGCACCAAGGAGCGCCTGTTTGAGGCCATCATTAAGGGCAAATACAAG TTTCAGGTGATTCTGAACATGTTTGTGCAGATGAACCCTCGCCAGTGGGCTCACATCTCTGAGAGCGCCAAGGACCTGGTGAGGCGCATGCTGATGCTGGACCCTGCAGAGAGAATCACAGTCTACGAGGCCCTGAACCACCCCTGGCTGAAA GAGAGGGACAGGTACGCCTACAAGATCCACCTGCCGGAGACGGTGGAGCAGCTGAGGAAGTTCAACGCCAGGAGGAAGCTGAAG GGTGCAGTGCTGGCTGCTGTTTCCAGCCACAAATTTAACTCCTACTATGGGGACCCTCCAGAGGAGCTCCATGACTTCTCAGATGACCCCACCTCCTCAG GGGCAGTATCGCAGGTTTTGGACAGTTTAGAGGAGATTCATGCGTTGACGGACTGCAGTGAGAAAGACATGGACTTCCTGCACAGCGTCTTCCAGGATCAGCACCTCCACACCCTGTTAGAT CTGTATGACAAAATCAATACCAGGTCGTCCCCTCAGATTAGAAACCCTCCAAGTGACGGAGTGCAGAGAGCCAAAGAG GTACTGGAAACCATTGCCTGTTACCCGGAGAACATGGAAGCCAAGGAGCTCAGGAGGATCCTCACGCAGCCGCACTTCATG GCTCTGCTGCAGACCCATGATGTGGTGGCGCACGAGGTTTACAGCGATGAGGCTCTGAGGGTCACCCCGCCACCCACTTCTCCTTACCTGAACGGAGACTCCCCAGACAGCACCAACGGGGACATGGACCTGGAGAATGTTACCAGAGTCCGGCTGGTCCAGTTCCAGAAAAACACTGACGAGCCAATG GGCATTACTCTTAAAATGAATGACCTCAACCACTGTATTGTGGCACGTATCATGCATGGTGGAATGATTCACAGACAAG GGACACTTCATGTTGGAGATGAGATTCGAGAGATCAATGGCATCAGCGTAGCCAATCAGACGGTAGAACAGCTGCAGAAGATGCTG AGGGAAATGAGAGGCAGCATCACTTTTAAGATTGTACCCAGTTACCGCTCCCAGTCGGTCTCATGCGAG AAGGAGTCGCCAGATTTGTCTCGCCAGTCACCTGCAAACGGTCATGCTAGTGTCACCAGCTCCATCCTG GATTTGCCTTCGACGATTCAGCCCAAAGGCCGTCAG ATTTACGTACGCGCTCAGTTTGAGTACGACCCGGCGAAGGATGACCTTATCCCTTGTAAGGAGGCGGGCATTCGCTTCCGCGTTGGCGATATCATCCAGATCATCTCCAAGGACGACCACAACTGGTGGCAGGGAAAGCTGGAAAACACCAAGAACGGCACGGCCGGCCTCATCCCCTCGCCTGAGCTGCAAGAGTG GCGTGTAGCGTGCATAGCGATGGAGAAAACCAAGCAGGAGCAGCAGGCCAGCTGCACCTGGTTtggcaaaaagaagaaacagtacAAAGATAAATATCTGGCCAAGCACAATGCAG TGTTTGATCAACTAGATCTGGTGACATACGAGGAGGTCGTCAAGCTGCCATCGTTCAAGAGGAAAACACTTGTCTTGCTTg GTGCTCATGGAGTCGGAAGGCGGCACATCAAGAACACACTCATTGCCAAACACCCAGACCGCTTTGCCTATCCAATTCCTC ACACCACTCGGCCTCCCAAGAAGGACGAGGAGAACGGGAAGAACTACTACTTTGTGTCTCATGACCAGATGATGCAAGACATCAGCAACAACGATTACCTAGAGTACGGCAGCCATGAGGACGCCATGTATGGAACAAGGCTGGAGACCATCAGGCAAATCCACGCTCAGGGCACGATCGCCATCCTGGATGTGGAACCGCAG GCATTAAAGATCCTGAGGACCGCAGAGTTTGCTCCGTATGTTGTTTTCATTGCGGCCCCCACCATCACCCCAGGCATGACTGAG GATGACTCCCTCCAGAGGCTCCAGAAGGAGTCAGAGATGCTACAGCGAACATACGCTCACTATTTCGACCAGACCATCATCAACAACGAGATTGACGACACCATTCGCCTGCTGGAGGAGGCCGTGGACCTGGTGTCCAGCACCGCTCAGTGGGTTCCCGTCTCCTGGGTCTACTGA